In Sphingopyxis macrogoltabida, the sequence TCGCCGTGCTCTTCGTCACCGCACCCGCCCCTGCCAAGGCATCGAGCAACTTCGTCCAGAACCCCCGCCGCGACCAGCGGTTGAAGCGGTTGTAGACCGTCGTCGATGGTCCATAGTCTGCCGGACAGTCGCACCACCGGCAGCCGGATTTCAGTACATGAAGGATGCCCGAAATCACCCGCCGGTCATCGACCCGTCGCGCACCAGGCTGGTTCCGGGGCAAGTACGGCTCGATCGCCAGCCAAGCTTCGTCCGACAACCAGAATAAAGAACGCGACATCGTGAAGGGCCTCCCGCTGCGGTGAAGGCCCTTTGAATCAATACATACAAGCAATTTCAAGAGGCTGATTGGGTTTTAACCCTAGCAGCAATGATTTTGGTCGGGTTCTCATGTATGTGAACGACGACGAGAAGCGCGGTGTCATCCGCTTTGAATCCGATCTGCCGCGCGGCCAACGCCCGGCTTCTTTCCATGCGGCCTTCACGGGTGGCGGCCCGTTCACGCTCTGCCAGGGCAGCGCTCTTGCTGGCACGCCACTGCCGCCACGGCCTGAGCCGGCGGTGGCCGTGCAAGGCATTCCAGCGGAATGGACCAATCTCGCCAGCCTCGTCGGCAAATATCCGGGAAGCTACGCCAAGGACAATATCGACCTGTTCGATAAGGGTACCTTGGCTGCGGCATTGAAGGCCCGGATGGGGCCGAAGATGGCTGCGCTGCGGACCAATCTCTCAGCCGTCTCGCCATTGCAGCGGGCTGGGAACTATTACTATCTTTCCGGCAATGCGCAGCATCAGGGCGGTGTGGAGCAGGCCTATATAATAATAGACCCGGCGCGCCGTGCGGTGCAGGTGGGCCTTTGGGAGCGCGGCAAGCTAACAGTTTATCCGTCTGCTTCGGGCGTTAGGCTGCCGATTGCGCCGGAAATCAAGACGCTGTTGGACAAAAGCCCGCCCGAAACGGCAGTGCCGCTTCCCGGTACACCCTGGGAAGTTGTACCGGTGCAAGGTCGCGCGCCCATGGCTTATGTGAGCGCCGCGGCATCGCCCAACATCGAAGCCCTCAGTCTCTATTGTGAAGGCGGAAAGCCCTACATGGCGATGCTGCTCAACAAGCCCTCCGCCGACAATGCGATGACGATGACGTGGAACTTCTCCGGTCGGCTCGTTAGCATATCCGTTCAGCGCGCCAATGCGAACGGCACTCAATGGATCGGCGGCGTGACGGGTACGCAACTTGTTCCCCTGCTCATGCAGCAAAGCGGGACGGTGATGCTACGTATCAACGGGCGGCTGGAAGGCGAAGCCTCGCTCAGCAATTCAATTGCAGTGCTGCGCGATACCCTGCGGGGATGCGTGCGGCTCTGACCTGTAAGAACGGCGCCGCCTCCATTTCAGGTGCTCTGCCACCTGAATTCTGGACCAGTTGCGGTTAGAGTTTTCCGCCGTAGATATCATTGGCTGGGCGAGGAGTTAGAGCGGGATGACATTTGGCTGATTCAAAGGGGATTCTTTTTTGGGCGGTTTTCTGATTCATATGTGGACGCCCCCTATGGCAAGGGCTTTGTGGTCGCGATGGCTTTGATCGGTTGCTTTCATATGTCCGGCCTGTTTGTGCGGCGTTTTGAGTGCCGCTGGCCTTGATGGAAATCCGCCGGTGAGGTCCCTAATCAAGTTGGCGCGCGGTTGAAGCGCATTGAATCAGACGGGTTGGTTTCACCATTGGCTCGATCGTTACTCATCATTGACTGCCACTGCCAATTCGGTTGTTCGGTATTCTGTTAGGTCGTCAGTTGATAGGGCCCATAGGCTTCCTTCCGGGTCAGCACGACCCAGGCGATCCGGGCCAACTTGTTGGCAAGCGCCACGGAGACGACCCTGAACGGCTTTTTCTCCGAGAGTTTCCTGATCCAGTCGGCCATGGGCGTTGGCTTATCCTTGATGTGGCGCATGACGGCGGTGGCGCCGACGACGAGCAGTCGGCGCAGATATCGGTCTCCCTGCTTCGAGATGCCACCCAACCTGGTCTTGCCGCCGGTGGAGTGCTGCTGCGGAGTTAGGCCGAGCCAGGCGGCGAATTGCCTTCCCGACCGGAACTGATCGGGATCGGTGACGATAGCAGCGATCGCGGTTGCCGTGATCACGCCGAGCCCCGGGATCGCGGCGAGCCTGCGAGAGGCCTCGCTCTCGGCATGCCAGGCCGCGAGTTGCTGGTCGAGCACCGCAATCTGGCTACTGACGCCCATGATCTGACGGATCAGTATCTCTACGGCCGCGCTTGCATAGGATGGAAAAGCATCTTTGTTGGCCAGCACCTGGTCGGTCAGCTTTGCAAGGTTGGCAATGCCGGGGTTAGTGACGAAGCCCAGTTCCGCCAGATGCGCGCGC encodes:
- a CDS encoding IS110 family RNA-guided transposase; the protein is MRIATIGLDLAKSVFQAHGVDENGATVLVKKLHRKQMLPFFSKLSPCLIGIEACGTAHYWARTLAEMGHEVRLIPPSYVKAYVKRGKSDALDAEAICEAVQRPTMRFVPVKTVEQQAILMTHRARSLLVRQRTMLANALRAHLAELGFVTNPGIANLAKLTDQVLANKDAFPSYASAAVEILIRQIMGVSSQIAVLDQQLAAWHAESEASRRLAAIPGLGVITATAIAAIVTDPDQFRSGRQFAAWLGLTPQQHSTGGKTRLGGISKQGDRYLRRLLVVGATAVMRHIKDKPTPMADWIRKLSEKKPFRVVSVALANKLARIAWVVLTRKEAYGPYQLTT